In a single window of the Hippocampus zosterae strain Florida chromosome 6, ASM2543408v3, whole genome shotgun sequence genome:
- the gpat4 gene encoding glycerol-3-phosphate acyltransferase 4 has protein sequence MELFFNPFDSLVCILLGISFTVWFTLLLVFIIVPAIFGVSFGIRRLYMKSLLKVFEWATLRMERGAKENNHPLYKPYSNAIIAKHPTSLEEEIKEIRRSGSNRDLDSAPEFEMSDIFYFARRGVESIMDDEVTKRFSAEELESWNLLTRSNYNFHYISLRLTVLWGLGLLIRYGILLPLRVTLAFTGVGLLVFLTSFIGLLPNGRMKSILSEKVHLMCNRICVRALTAIITYHDSENKPKNGGICVANHTSPIDVIILASDGCYAMVGQIHGGLMGIIQRSMVKACPHIWFERSEVKDRHLVANRLSDHAQDKSKLPILIFPEGTCINNTSVMMFKKGSFEIGGTVYPVAIKYDPRFGDAFWNSSKFGMVNYLLRMMSSWAIVCSVWYLPPMSREEGEDAVQFANRVKAAIARQGGLVDLLWDGGLKRGKVKDTFKEEQQKLYSKMLVGTQEDRSRS, from the exons ATGGAGCTGTTCTTTAACCCCTTCGACAGCTTGGTGTGTATCCTACTGGGTATCTCCTTCACTGTGTGGTTCACACTGCTGCTTGTGTTCATCATCgtgccagccatctttggggtATCATTTGGCATCAGACGCCTCTACATGAAATCGTTGTTAAAGGTCTTTGAG TGGGCCACACTGAGGATGGAGAGAGGAGCCAAAGAAAATAATCATCCCTTGTATAAACCCTACTCAAATG CTATCATTGCAAAACATCCCACTTCCTTGGAAGAAGAGATTAAGGAGATTCGGCGCAGTGGCAGCAACAGAGACCTGGACTCTGCGCCCGAGTTTGAAATGTCGGACATCTTCTATTTTGCCCGAAGAGGAGTAGAAAGCATCATGGACGACGAGGTGACCAAGCGCTTCTCGGCAGAGGAGTTGGAGTCTTGGAATCTGCTGACACGTAGCAACTACAACTTCCACTACATCAGCCTGAGGCTGACTGTGCTGTGGGGACTGGGCCTGCTGATCCGCTACGGCATCCTTTTACCTCTCAG GGTAACCCTTGCCTTCACTGGCGTTGGCCTCCTGGTATTCCTCACTTCTTTTATCGGCTTACTGCCCAATGGAAG GATGAAAAGCATCCTGAGTGAAAAGGTCCACCTTATGTGCAACAGAATATGTGTCAGAGCGCTGACGGCTATCATAACATACCACGACAG TGAGAATAAACCCAAAAATGGAGGAATATGTGTCGCCAACCACACGTCACCCATTGATGTCATAATTCTGGCCAGTGATGGCTGCTATGCAATG gtggGCCAAATCCATGGGGGCTTGATGGGAATCATTCAGAGATCCATGGTGAAGGCCTGCCCTCACATTTGGTTTGAGCGCTCAGAGGTCAAAGACAGACATCTAGTGGCCAACAG GCTGAGTGACCATGCACAAGATAAATCCAAACTTCCCATTCTTATATTTCCTGAAG GTACGTGCATTAACAACACATCAGTTATGATGTTTAAaaaaggcagttttgaaattGGCGGCACAGTGTACCCGGTCGCTATCAAG TATGATCCCAGATTTGGAGATGCCTTTTGGAATAGCAGCAAATTTGGAATGGTCAATTACCTGTTACGTATGATGAGCAGCTGGGCTATTGTCTGCAGTGTATGGTACCTTCCTCCTATGTCTAGAGAG GAAGGGGAGGATGCTGTACAGTTTGCCAATCGGGTCAAAGCAGCCATTGCCAGACAAGGAGGATTAGTGGACCTTTTATG GGATGGGGGGCTGAAAAGAGGTAAGGTAAAAGATACCTTCAAAGAAGAGCAGCAGAAGCTCTACAGTAAAATGCTGGTGGGCACCCAAGAGGATCGCAGTCGCTCCTGA
- the inpp5l gene encoding inositol polyphosphate-5-phosphatase A, with amino-acid sequence METHTEVLLVTANVGSLFDNVGEIQNEWLQELYKTIRTYQPQFIALHFQEVGGKDYMVNMGHAEEFFWSIESCEALKDFDRRCIYVDNQFQAEESFTALGSMYFIHKSLKNIRQYDFSVKDFKAVPGLDKYVGSLDGVTTMEKEKFPKTFWPDFKWSRKGFLRTRWIIHDRGLDLVNIHLFHDASNLIACNASPSIYSANRKNALRHVINRISDNCHTPMPFFLFGDFNFRLDTQSLVQHLSTSAEVQTIKKDSSNEVEKIICEEKADRQVLLLIEDKLFAYLYQAVFRENNGKALLKYDKEVAAFHDVVREEEIQFPPSYPYSEEFTKPTQYMNTRCPAWCDRILMSHTAQQLIHSGTDGERSVIYDTVGPNVCMGDHKPVFLFFALKTNGH; translated from the exons ATGGAGACACACACCGAGGTGCTTCTTGTCACCGCAAATGTCGGGTCACTCTTCGACAAT GTCGGTGAAATACAAAACGAATGGCTGCAGGAGTTATACAAG ACCATCCGCACCTACCAGCCACAGTTCATCGCCCTGCACTTTCAGGAGGTGGGAGGGAAAGACTACATGGTCAACATGGGCCACGCAGAAGAATTCTTTTG GAGCATTGAGTCCTGTGAAGCTCTAAAAGATTTTGACAGGCGCTGCATTTACGTGGACAACCAGTTTCAAGCAGAAGAGAGTTTCACg GCGTTGGGCAGCATGTATTTCATCCACAAGTCATTGAAGAACATCCGGCAGTATGACTTCAGTG TTAAGGACTTTAAAGCGGTGCCGGGACTGGACAAGTATGTGGGCTCGCTGGATGGGGTCACCaccatggaaaaagaaaaattcccAAAGACTTTCTGGCCTgat TTCAAGTGGTCCAGAAAGGGCTTCTTGAGAACCCGCTGGATTATCCATGACCG AGGACTGGACCTAGTCAACATCCACCTGTTTCACGATGCCTCCAACCTCATTGCCTGCAACGCCAGTCCTTCTATTTACTCTGCCAATCGCAAAAATGCACTCAGACACGTCATCAACAG gatATCAGACAACTGCCACACGCCGATGCCTTTCTTCCTGTTTGGAGACTTTAACTTCCGCTTAGACACTCAGAGTCTAGTCCAG CATCTGTCTACCTCAGCTGAAGTCCAGACCATAAAGAAGGACAGCAGCAATGAAGTGGAGAAAATCATTTGTGAGGAGAAAGCTGATCGCCAG GTACTTCTGCTGATTGAGGACAAGCTCTTTGCCTACCTGTATCAGGCGGTGTTCAGAGAAAACAACGGCAAAGCG CTGCTAAAATATGACAAAGAAGTCGCAGCCTTCCACGACGTTGTTCGAGAAGAAGAAATCCAATTTCCACCCAG TTACCCCTACAGTGAAGAATTCACTAAACCAACGCAGTACATGAACACTCGCTGTCCTGCATGGTGTGATCGTATTCTGATGTCACACACTGCTCAACAACTTATCCACAGT GGCACCGATGGCGAGAGGAGTGTTATTTATGACACAGTGGGCCCTAATGTTTGTATGGGCGATCATAAG CCTGTTTTCTTATTCTTCGCACTGAAGACAAACGGGCATTGA